Proteins encoded by one window of Vitis riparia cultivar Riparia Gloire de Montpellier isolate 1030 chromosome 11, EGFV_Vit.rip_1.0, whole genome shotgun sequence:
- the LOC117925649 gene encoding LOW QUALITY PROTEIN: AAA-ATPase At5g57480-like (The sequence of the model RefSeq protein was modified relative to this genomic sequence to represent the inferred CDS: inserted 1 base in 1 codon), with protein sequence MKEFWSSLASLLGVLAFCQSILHAVFPPELRFAALKLFKRLFNCSSYCYFDITEIDGVNTNELYNAVQLYLSSSASITGSRLSLTRALNSSSTTFGLSNNDSLVDTFNGVSVLWEHVVTQRQSQTFSWRPLPEEKRGFTLRIKKGDKHLILNSYLDYITEKANDIRRKNQERFLYTNSRGGSLDSRGHPWESVPFKHPSTFDTLAMDPTTKKEIMDDLRDFSNGQTFYQKTGRAWKRGYLLYGPPGTGXSSMIAAMANFLGYDVYDLELTEVHTNSELRKLLMKTSSKSIIVIEDIDCSINLGNRKKSNSGGRQGYDGTPHEMRGGGGAGAGEDGVNSITLSGLLNFTDGLWSCCGSERIFVFTTNHIEKLDPALLRSGRMDMHIFMSYCTFPALKILLQNYLGFSEPDMGLQIMEEIEAVIDKAQMTPADISELLIKNRRHKDKALSELLEALRNMAERRKKENWRSAREKNSTEVEEEEQEKRALENPKQGCDEEFEESCKKEEDDDEEKLN encoded by the exons ATGAAGGAGTTTTGGTCGTCTCTTGCGTCCCTTCTGGGGGTGCTGGCCTTCTGCCAGAGCATCCTCCACGCCGTGTTCCCGCCGGAGCTCCGGTTTGCAGCGCTGAAGCTCTTCAAACGCCTCTTCAACTGCTCCTCCTACTGTTACTTCGATATCACTGAAATCGATGGCGTCAACACCAACGAGCTCTACAACGCTGTCCAGCTCTACCTGAGCTCCTCCGCCTCCATCACCGGCAGCAGGCTGAGCCTCACCCGGGCCTTGAATTCCTCGTCCACCACCTTCGGCCTCTCCAACAACGACTCCCTAGTGGACACCTTCAACGGGGTCTCCGTCCTCTGGGAGCACGTCGTGACGCAGCGGCAGTCACAGACCTTCTCGTGGCGGCCGCTGCCGGAGGAGAAGCGGGGGTTCACTCTGCGAATCAAGAAGGGGGACAAGCACCTCATCCTCAACTCCTACCTCGACTACATCACTGAGAAGGCCAACGATATCAGGAGAAAAAACCAGGAGAGGTTCCTGTACACCAACTCCCGCGGCGGATCTCTGGATTCCAGGGGCCACCCGTGGGAGTCGGTGCCGTTCAAGCATCCGAGCACGTTCGACACCTTGGCTATGGATCCCACCACAAAAAAGGAGATCATGGACGATCTCAGAGACTTTTCAAACGGCCAGACATTCTACCAGAAGACCGGCCGCGCCTGGAAGAGAGGTTACCTCCTGTACGGACCTCCCGGCACCG AATCCAGTATGATCGCCGCCATGGCCAATTTTCTCGGCTACGACGTGTACGATCTGGAATTGACGGAGGTGCACACCAATTCCGAGCTGCGGAAGCTCCTGATGAAAACCAGTTCCAAATCCATAATCGTGATCGAGGACATCGACTGCTCCATCAACCTCGGCAACAGGAAGAAGAGCAATTCGGGCGGGAGGCAGGGCTACGACGGCACCCCCCATGAAATGCGCGGTGGAGGCGGCGCCGGCGCCGGCGAGGATGGTGTGAACTCGATCACGCTCTCCGGCCTCCTGAACTTCACTGATGGACTGTGGTCGTGCTGCGGGAGCGAGAGGATTTTCGTGTTCACCACCAACCACATTGAGAAGCTCGACCCGGCATTGCTCCGGAGCGGCCGGATGGACATGCACATATTCATGAGCTACTGCACCTTCCCGGCATTGAAGATTCTGCTCCAGAATTACCTGGGGTTCAGCGAACCCGACATGGGGTtgcagataatggaggagataGAAGCAGTAATAGACAAAGCCCAGATGACTCCGGCGGATATCAGTGAACTGCTGATAAAGAACCGGCGGCACAAAGACAAAGCCTTGAGCGAGCTGCTGGAGGCATTGAGGAACATGGCGGAGAGGCGGAAGAAGGAGAATTGGAGGAGTGCAAGGGAGAAGAATTCAACAGAAGTGGAAGAGGAAGAGCAGGAGAAGAGGGCTCTGGAGAATCCCAAACAAGGGTGTGATGAGGAGTTTGAGGAAAGCTgcaagaaagaagaagatgatgatgaagagaaGCTAAACTGA